The Algoriphagus sanaruensis genome window below encodes:
- the leuB gene encoding 3-isopropylmalate dehydrogenase: protein MEINIALLPGDGIGPEVIAQAVKVVKAVGQKFGHTISFQEGLVGACAIDATGDPYPDATHEICAASDAVLFGAIGDPKYDNDPKAKVRPEQGLLRMRQKLGLFANVRPTFTFPSLVHKSPLKLDRVDGVDLVFFRELTGGVYFGEPRGRNEQGTKAFDTNVYSKEEIVRLARMGFEAAQKRRKLLTCVDKANVMATSRLWRETVQELAPEYPDVKVEYEFVDAVAMRLIQWPKAYDVLITENLFGDILTDEASVISGSMGLMPSASLGSKVKLFEPIHGSYPQAAGKDIANPLGTVLSASMMFDYAFGLSEEAKLISDVVNLSLAEGIVTEDIAEGGKAYKTSEVGDWLAAKILG, encoded by the coding sequence ATGGAAATCAATATCGCACTGTTGCCGGGTGACGGCATCGGTCCTGAAGTGATCGCTCAGGCGGTCAAAGTTGTCAAAGCCGTTGGACAAAAGTTTGGTCATACCATTTCTTTCCAAGAAGGATTGGTAGGTGCATGTGCCATCGATGCTACTGGTGATCCCTATCCTGATGCTACACATGAAATTTGTGCAGCTTCTGATGCGGTCCTATTTGGAGCTATCGGTGATCCAAAATATGACAATGACCCAAAAGCTAAGGTTCGTCCTGAGCAAGGTTTGCTCAGAATGAGACAAAAGCTTGGTCTATTTGCGAACGTTCGTCCTACGTTTACTTTTCCTTCTTTAGTCCATAAGTCACCCTTGAAATTGGATCGAGTGGACGGAGTGGATTTGGTGTTTTTCAGAGAATTAACCGGCGGAGTTTACTTTGGTGAGCCTAGAGGTCGAAATGAGCAAGGAACCAAAGCCTTTGATACCAATGTGTACAGCAAAGAAGAGATCGTTCGTCTTGCGAGAATGGGTTTTGAAGCTGCTCAAAAAAGAAGAAAACTCTTGACTTGCGTGGACAAAGCCAACGTGATGGCAACTTCCAGATTGTGGAGAGAAACTGTGCAGGAACTAGCACCAGAATATCCTGACGTAAAAGTAGAATACGAATTTGTCGATGCAGTTGCGATGCGATTGATCCAGTGGCCTAAGGCTTATGATGTATTAATTACTGAAAATCTATTTGGAGATATCCTGACTGACGAGGCTTCTGTGATTTCCGGATCTATGGGTTTGATGCCTTCTGCTTCTTTGGGTTCTAAAGTGAAGCTATTCGAACCAATTCATGGTTCCTATCCTCAAGCAGCAGGAAAAGATATCGCTAATCCACTGGGAACGGTACTTTCTGCTTCCATGATGTTTGATTATGCTTTCGGATTATCGGAAGAAGCGAAATTGATCAGCGATGTGGTTAACCTTTCACTAGCTGAAGGAATTGTCACCGAAGATATTGCTGAAGGGGGCAAAGCTTACAAGACTTCCGAAGTCGGAGACTGGTTGGCAGCTAAGATTTTAGGATAA